The Zingiber officinale cultivar Zhangliang chromosome 9A, Zo_v1.1, whole genome shotgun sequence genome window below encodes:
- the LOC122018978 gene encoding UDP-N-acetylmuramoyl-L-alanyl-D-glutamate--2,6-diaminopimelate ligase MurE homolog, chloroplastic-like: MALLFPAVPLFSSFPSSSASSKPSLPLISFLRRRSISALLPIAASRSADQFDPSPSDNDPPEVPEDSSHGVSRFSQFERQVSRARRRQDEQFKKDLPVFLQALADEEDPPLLPGDSSSSGDDLFGDIDRAIALKRQEFVKQGLLPPNPSKNQSPPPSDEALEGIEELAPEEVVDLEEIQELQGLTIISDGEEDQSDEENPFDSPDGEVAEQGSNGAASESLFDLDVDAFGRTPARIFEPKFKMTLAELLDESPVVPISVYGDLEISISGIQHDPKEVTVGDLFVCCNSSKMDGHDYLTEADKRGAVALVADEEINIEETLGCKALVIVEDTSTVLRILAASFYRRPSNSMSVIGVGGTHGKATTSHLVKAMYDAMGLRTGMLGTLGCYVHGENRLDDPNAITDAVVTQKMMAKMVHNGTEAVVMEVPADGLAVKRYDEIDFDIAVFTNLTSEHPEFVGNEEEYRNAQGKLFAMMVDPERHRKVVNIDDPNTPYFVAQGNPEVPFVTYSLENKNADVHTLKFELSLFETQVLVQTPNGILEISSGLLGRHNIYNILAAVSVGIAVGAPLEDIVRGIEEVDAVPGRCELIDEEQAFGVVVDHAKTPEALSRLLDAVRELGPRRIITVIGCEGEQERGKRPLMTKIATDKSDVVMLTSDNPRNEDTLDILDDMLAGVGWTMQDYLKYGENDYYPPLSNGHRLFLHDIRRVAVRCAVAMGEEGDVVVVAGKGHETYQIEGDKKEFLDDREDCREALQYVDELHQAGIDTSEFPWRLPESH, translated from the exons ATGGCTTTGCTCTTCCCAGCCGTTCCACTCTTCTCCTCCTTCCCCTCTTCCTCGGCCTCCTCGAAACCCTCGCTCCCCCTCATCTCCTTCCTCCGCCGCCGTTCCATCAGCGCTCTCCTCCCTATCGCTGCCTCCCGCAGTGCGGACCAGTTCGATCCTTCGCCCTCCGACAACGACCCCCCGGAGGTACCCGAAGACTCCTCCCACGGGGTCTCCCGCTTCAGCCAGTTCGAGCGTCAGGTGTCCCGCGCCCGCCGCCGCCAGGACGAGCAGTTTAAGAAGGACCTGCCAGTTTTTCTCCAGGCGCTTGCCGACGAGGAGGACCCGCCCCTTCTTCCCGGAGACTCCTCTTCCTCTGGGGACGACCTCTTTGGCGACATTGATCGAGCCATCGCCCTCAAGCGCCAGGAGTTCGTCAAGCAGGGACTTTTGCCGCCGAATCCCTCGAAAAATCAGTCGCCACCGCCTTCGGATGAGGCCCTTGAGGGCATCGAAGAGCTTGCTCCCGAGGAGGTCGTCGACCTCGAGGAGATCCAAGAGCTCCAAGGCCTCACTATCATCTCGGACGGCGAGGAGGATCAATCCGATGAGGAAAACCCTTTCGATTCCCCCGACGGTGAGGTTGCTGAACAAGGATCCAATGGGGCAGCCTCGGAGTCCTTGTTTGATCTTGATGTGGATGCCTTCGGGAGAACTCCTGCCCGAATTTTTGAACCCAAGTTCAAGATGACCCTTGCAGAGCTCCTGGATGAGAGTCCAGTAGTGCCGATTTCAGTCTATGGTGATTTGGAGATCTCAATCTCTGGGATACAACACGATCCAAAGGAAGTTACTGTGGGCGATCTCTTCGTGTGCTGCAATAGTTCCAAGATGGACGGGCATGACTACCTCACTGAGGCTGATAAACGAGGAGCAGTAGCATTGGTTGCTGATGAGGAGATAAACATTGAAGAGACCTTAGGATGTAAAGCTCTGGTCATCGTGGAGGACACCAGCACAGTGCTTCGCATCCTTGCTGCCTCATTTTACAGGCGCCCTTCGAATAGCATGTCTGTCATTGGGGTCGGAGGAACACACGGTAAAGCCACGACTTCTCACTTGGTTAAGGCAATGTATGATGCTATGGGATTGAGGACGGGGATGTTAGGCACACTTGGGTGTTATGTTCATGGTGAGAACAGATTGGATGATCCTAACGCAATAACTGATGCGGTAGTGACACAGAAAATGATGGCAAAGATGGTGCACAACGGGACTGAGGCAGTTGTTATGGAGGTTCCTGCTGACGGTTTGGCTGTTAAAAGGTATGATGAGATTGACTTTGATATTGCAGTCTTTACAAATTTGACAAGTGAACACCCTGAATTTGTTGGGAACGAGGAAGAGTATAGGAATGCTCAAGGAAAATTGTTTGCAATGATGGTTGACCCTGAGAGGCATCGGAAAGTTGTGAACATCGATGACCCAAACACTCCTTATTTTGTTGCACAGGGGAATCCTGAAGTTCCTTTTGTGACTTACTCCTTGGAGAATAAGAATGCTGATGTTCACACTTTGAAGTTTGAGCTTTCATTGTTTGAGACGCAGGTGTTGGTGCAAACACCCAATGGAATATTGGAGATCTCTTCTGGATTACTGGGGAGGCACAACATCTATAACATTCTTGCAGCAGTTTCAGTTGGAATAGCTGTAGGAGCACCATTGGAGGACATTGTGAGGGGAATTGAGGAAGTTGATGCAGTTCCCGGTAGGTGTGAGCTTATAGACGAGGAGCAAGCATTTGGAGTAGTTGTAGACCATGCAAAGACACCTGAGGCTCTGTCCAGACTTTTGGATGCTGTTAGAGAGCTTGGCCCTCGTAGAATTATCACTG TCATTGGATGTGAAGGTGAGCAAGAGAGAGGCAAGAGACCTCTGATGACAAAGATTGCAACCGACAAAAGTGATGTGGTTATGTTGACATCTGACAATCCGAGAAATGAAGATACAT TGGACATCTTGGATGACATGTTGGCCGGTGTTGGGTGGACTATGCAAGATTATTTGAAATATGGTGAAAATGATTACTATCCACCCTTGTCAAATGGCCATAGGCTTTTCTTACACGACATCAGAAGAGTTGCTGTGCGCTGTGCTGTAGCAATGGGCGAGGAAGGTGATGTAGTT GTTGTTGCTGGCAAAGGCCATGAGACATATCAAATTGAAGGCGACAAGAAGGAATTTTTAGATGATAGGGAAGATTGCAGAGAAGCATTGCAGTATGTTGATGAGCTGCACCAAGCTGGAATAGACACAAGTGAATTCCCATGGAG ATTACCAGAGAGTCACTGA